The following coding sequences are from one Clostridioides difficile ATCC 9689 = DSM 1296 window:
- the spoIIP gene encoding stage II sporulation protein P has translation MFKKCIKVVTLTFILVCILPGKSLALNQDDFLKFLVNSSYPEAKVEGNDTENKKNNKNKETSKENKEESKEENTKSKDASKVDNKKESEKEYIKLYVGKENVPDIESKNSDTTETNTTSSSDYKDDLRVTKENPRILIYHTHGCETYSNSPDGNYHSRDKKNSVMEVGSALTSALDSKGWGVVHTTKYHDYPSYNNSYASSLKTIQSILPKYNSVDIAIDLHRDARDLTNPATKEKDHLKYTTMINGERVSKFFFVVGGKNTNRKQLRALAEDITAFAEKKYPGLVSPIVEKDYARFNQFAVKNHMLVEIGNNATSVEESKATTKYLAEILDEYFKQKN, from the coding sequence ATGTTTAAAAAATGCATTAAAGTAGTAACCTTGACTTTTATATTAGTATGCATTTTACCAGGAAAATCATTAGCTTTGAATCAAGATGATTTTTTAAAGTTTTTAGTAAATTCATCTTATCCAGAAGCTAAAGTCGAAGGAAATGATACAGAAAATAAAAAGAATAATAAAAATAAAGAAACAAGTAAGGAAAATAAGGAAGAAAGTAAAGAAGAAAACACTAAATCTAAAGATGCAAGTAAAGTCGATAATAAAAAAGAGAGTGAAAAAGAATATATAAAACTTTATGTTGGTAAAGAAAATGTTCCAGATATTGAGTCAAAAAATTCAGACACAACTGAAACTAACACAACATCTAGTTCAGATTATAAGGATGATTTAAGAGTAACCAAAGAAAATCCAAGAATTTTGATATATCATACTCATGGATGTGAGACTTATTCAAATTCACCTGATGGAAATTATCATTCAAGAGATAAGAAAAATTCAGTAATGGAAGTAGGAAGTGCATTAACTAGTGCTTTAGATAGCAAAGGATGGGGTGTAGTCCATACTACTAAATACCATGACTATCCATCTTATAATAACTCTTATGCAAGTAGCTTAAAAACAATACAAAGTATATTACCTAAATATAACTCAGTGGATATAGCGATAGACTTACATAGAGATGCTAGGGATTTAACTAATCCAGCCACTAAGGAAAAAGACCATTTAAAATATACAACTATGATAAATGGAGAGAGAGTATCAAAGTTCTTCTTTGTTGTAGGAGGTAAAAATACAAATAGAAAACAACTTAGAGCTTTAGCAGAAGATATAACTGCTTTTGCTGAGAAAAAGTATCCTGGTCTAGTATCTCCAATAGTAGAAAAAGACTATGCTAGATTCAATCAGTTTGCAGTTAAGAATCATATGTTAGTAGAAATAGGGAATAACGCAACAAGTGTAGAAGAATCTAAGGCTACTACAAAGTATTTAGCCGAGATTTTGGATGAATATTTTAAACAAAAAAATTAG
- a CDS encoding APC family permease, with protein MHTQLQKTIGLSAALSTVVGMVIGSGVFFKPQAIYTTTNGAPGLGIIAWLLGGFITITAGLTATEISAAIPKTGGMMIYIEEIYGEKLGFLTGWMQTVLFFPGTSAALGVIFAQQASELLGMSPNNMANVLPIAIGVILFLALLNIIGSSLGGKVQTVATIGKMIPLILIIVFGFIKGQSSEVLNPFVGDGVNASNALGQVLIATLFAYDGWINVGAISGEMKSPEKDLPRAIVGGLSLVMAVYIIINIAYLWVVPASELATVTSPATLVATRLFGNIGGKVITVGILISVFGTLNGYLLTGSRIPYTLAEMGTLPASKTLLKVNSGGSPVNSILLITVLACVYALSGQFNLLTDLTIFSIWVFYVLTFIGVMRLRRQKPDLHRPYKVPLYPIIPIIAILGGLFVIINQILTSTVISLGGIFITLLGLPVYYYMKKR; from the coding sequence ATGCATACTCAACTACAAAAGACTATTGGTCTTTCAGCAGCTCTTTCTACTGTTGTAGGTATGGTTATAGGTTCGGGAGTTTTTTTTAAGCCACAAGCAATATACACTACAACTAATGGAGCTCCAGGTCTAGGTATTATAGCGTGGCTTTTAGGTGGTTTTATAACAATAACTGCTGGGCTTACAGCTACAGAAATTTCAGCTGCTATACCAAAAACTGGTGGTATGATGATTTATATCGAAGAAATATATGGAGAAAAGTTAGGTTTTTTAACTGGATGGATGCAAACTGTATTATTTTTCCCAGGTACATCAGCGGCATTAGGAGTAATATTTGCTCAACAAGCATCTGAACTTTTAGGAATGAGCCCAAATAATATGGCAAATGTACTTCCTATAGCAATTGGAGTTATACTATTTTTAGCGTTATTAAATATAATAGGTTCATCCTTAGGAGGAAAAGTTCAGACAGTAGCCACTATTGGAAAGATGATACCTTTAATTTTAATAATAGTCTTTGGATTTATTAAAGGTCAAAGTAGTGAAGTATTAAATCCATTTGTAGGAGATGGTGTAAATGCATCAAATGCACTTGGACAAGTATTAATAGCTACTTTGTTTGCATATGATGGTTGGATAAATGTTGGAGCTATATCAGGAGAAATGAAGTCTCCAGAGAAAGATTTACCAAGAGCAATAGTTGGTGGTTTATCATTAGTTATGGCAGTTTATATTATAATAAATATAGCTTATCTTTGGGTAGTACCAGCAAGTGAATTAGCAACAGTTACTTCCCCAGCTACATTAGTAGCAACAAGATTGTTTGGAAATATAGGTGGAAAAGTAATAACTGTGGGTATATTAATATCAGTATTTGGGACATTGAATGGATATTTATTAACAGGTTCAAGGATACCTTATACATTAGCTGAAATGGGAACTTTACCAGCATCTAAAACTCTTTTAAAAGTAAATTCTGGAGGTTCTCCTGTAAATTCAATACTACTTATAACTGTGTTAGCCTGTGTATATGCATTATCTGGTCAATTTAATCTTTTGACAGACTTAACAATATTTTCAATATGGGTATTTTATGTATTGACTTTTATAGGTGTTATGAGGCTTAGAAGACAAAAGCCAGATTTACACAGACCATATAAAGTCCCTTTATATCCAATAATACCAATTATAGCTATATTAGGTGGACTGTTTGTAATAATAAATCAAATATTGACTTCAACAGTCATATCTTTAGGCGGAATATTTATAACACTATTAGGTTTACCAGTTTATTATTATATGAAAAAAAGATAA
- the rpsT gene encoding 30S ribosomal protein S20: protein MANIKSAKKRISVIEKKTALNRVRKSQIKTAIRRFEDAVAAGNREDAVAKFQYAQKRIYQVASKGTIHKNAAARKVAKLAQKLNGMNA, encoded by the coding sequence GTGGCAAATATAAAATCAGCTAAGAAAAGAATAAGTGTTATCGAAAAGAAAACTGCTTTAAATAGAGTTAGAAAATCTCAAATAAAAACTGCAATAAGAAGATTCGAAGATGCTGTTGCAGCTGGAAACAGAGAGGATGCTGTTGCTAAGTTCCAATACGCTCAAAAAAGAATATACCAAGTAGCTTCTAAAGGAACTATACATAAGAATGCTGCAGCTAGAAAAGTAGCTAAATTAGCTCAAAAATTAAACGGTATGAACGCTTAA
- a CDS encoding CCA tRNA nucleotidyltransferase, whose amino-acid sequence MINIEIPKKVDYIIKELEKNGYEAYIVGGCVRDCLLERVPNDWDITTSARPEVVVELFEKTIPTGIQHGTVTVMIEHEPFEVTTYRIDGNYSDGRHPDSIEFTNNIVKDLSRRDFTINSIAYNSKTGLVDPFNGYEDIQNKYIHCVGNPVDRFEEDALRMLRAVRFSAQLNFKIAEGTKQSIHKKADLIKNVSIERIQTEFNKILVSDSSKLNLLKSTGLLKFIIPEICELEDVTQHNPYHIYDVQKHTLIATEAIEDELYLKLTMLFHDLGKKVTKTTDKNGVDHFYTHSRESVKIAKKILKRLKYDNYTINKVLILIQYHDYRIEPKRKIIKKLLNKLEDVGLFEDLIKVNWADTLAKNPKYAKQKILNLIECEKEFKHIINQKECFNLKDLAINGKDLISIGIKPGKDIGYILNKMLEIVINNPELNEKEILKEKALNIYTF is encoded by the coding sequence ATGATTAATATAGAAATTCCTAAAAAAGTAGACTATATAATTAAAGAATTAGAAAAGAATGGTTATGAAGCTTATATAGTTGGAGGATGTGTTAGAGATTGTTTATTAGAAAGAGTTCCAAACGATTGGGATATAACAACTAGTGCTAGACCAGAAGTGGTAGTAGAATTATTTGAAAAAACAATTCCAACTGGTATACAACATGGGACTGTAACAGTTATGATTGAACATGAACCATTTGAAGTGACAACTTATAGAATTGATGGAAATTATAGTGATGGTAGACATCCAGATTCAATAGAATTTACAAATAACATAGTTAAGGACTTGTCAAGAAGAGATTTTACTATCAATTCAATTGCATACAATTCAAAGACAGGATTAGTCGACCCATTTAATGGCTATGAAGATATACAAAATAAGTATATACATTGTGTTGGAAATCCAGTAGATAGATTTGAAGAAGATGCACTTAGAATGCTTAGAGCAGTTAGATTTTCAGCACAACTCAATTTTAAAATAGCTGAAGGTACTAAGCAAAGTATTCATAAAAAAGCAGATTTGATAAAAAATGTTTCTATTGAAAGAATCCAGACAGAGTTTAATAAAATATTAGTATCTGATTCATCTAAATTAAACTTATTAAAATCAACAGGTTTGTTGAAATTTATAATTCCTGAAATATGTGAATTAGAAGATGTTACTCAACACAATCCATATCACATCTATGATGTACAAAAACATACTTTAATAGCTACAGAAGCAATTGAAGATGAACTGTATTTAAAACTTACAATGTTGTTTCATGATTTAGGTAAAAAAGTAACTAAAACAACTGATAAAAATGGTGTTGACCATTTTTATACTCATAGTAGAGAATCTGTAAAGATTGCAAAGAAGATTTTGAAAAGACTTAAGTATGATAATTATACTATTAATAAAGTTTTAATATTAATACAATATCATGATTATAGAATAGAACCTAAAAGGAAGATAATTAAAAAGTTATTAAATAAACTTGAAGATGTTGGATTATTTGAAGATTTAATAAAAGTTAATTGGGCTGATACACTTGCAAAAAATCCAAAGTATGCAAAACAAAAGATATTAAATCTTATTGAGTGTGAAAAAGAATTTAAACATATAATAAATCAAAAGGAGTGCTTTAATCTTAAAGATTTAGCTATTAATGGAAAAGATTTGATATCTATAGGTATAAAACCAGGTAAAGATATAGGATATATTTTAAATAAGATGCTTGAAATAGTCATAAATAATCCAGAGTTAAATGAAAAAGAAATACTAAAAGAAAAAGCATTAAATATATATACATTTTAG
- the lepA gene encoding translation elongation factor 4, with protein sequence MDNKQSRTRNFSIIAHIDHGKSTLADRLIQQTGLVSERDMKSQLLDNMDLERERGITIKLQNIRLMYKAKDGNEYYLNLIDTPGHVDFNYEVSRSLAACEGALLVVDAAQGVEAQTLANVYLAIDQDLEILPIINKIDLPSARPEEVKNEIEDLIGLDSSEAPLISAKTGLNIEDVLEDIVKNVPPPKGDNEAPLKALIFDSYYDAYKGVVAYVRVFEGTVKKGMTIKMMNTNKKFEVTEVGVMAPGQTELSELSAGDVGYIAASIKDIRSCRVGDTITDSNNPTEEPLPGYKKATPMVYCGIYPGEGEKYENVRDALEKLQVNDAALEYEAETSAALGFGFRCGFLGLLHMEIMQERLEREFNLDIITTAPSVIYRVTKMDGEVVMIQNPANLPEPSEIKMIEEPIVKGDIIVPKDYVGVVMELCQERRGNMLNMEYIDERRVMLHYDLPLNEVVYDFFDALKSRTRGYGSLDYEVKGYVASTLVKLDILINKEQVDALSFIVHETRAFPRGKAMCEKLKGEIPRHQFAIPIQAAVGNKVIARETISALRKDVLAKCYGGDISRKKKLLEKQKEGKKRMRQIGSVEVPQKAFMSVLKLDE encoded by the coding sequence GTGGACAATAAACAAAGTAGAACTAGAAATTTTAGTATAATTGCACATATAGACCATGGAAAGTCTACCTTAGCTGATAGATTAATACAACAAACTGGGCTTGTTAGTGAAAGAGACATGAAAAGTCAATTACTTGACAATATGGACCTTGAAAGAGAAAGAGGAATCACTATAAAGCTTCAAAACATAAGATTAATGTATAAAGCGAAGGATGGAAATGAATATTATTTAAATCTTATAGATACACCTGGACATGTAGACTTTAACTATGAGGTATCAAGAAGTTTAGCTGCATGTGAAGGAGCACTATTAGTAGTTGATGCAGCTCAAGGTGTTGAGGCACAAACTTTAGCCAATGTTTATCTTGCTATAGACCAAGATTTAGAAATATTACCAATAATAAATAAAATAGATTTACCAAGTGCAAGACCAGAGGAAGTAAAAAATGAAATAGAAGATTTAATAGGGCTTGATTCAAGTGAAGCTCCTCTTATTTCAGCTAAAACTGGTTTAAACATAGAAGATGTTTTAGAAGATATTGTAAAAAATGTTCCTCCACCTAAAGGAGATAATGAAGCTCCATTAAAGGCATTAATATTCGATTCTTACTATGATGCTTACAAAGGTGTTGTAGCTTATGTTAGAGTATTTGAAGGAACTGTTAAAAAGGGTATGACAATAAAAATGATGAATACCAATAAAAAGTTTGAGGTAACTGAAGTTGGTGTCATGGCTCCAGGTCAAACTGAACTTAGTGAATTATCAGCAGGTGATGTTGGTTATATTGCTGCTAGTATAAAAGATATAAGAAGTTGTCGTGTTGGTGATACAATAACAGATTCAAATAATCCTACAGAAGAACCTTTACCAGGATACAAAAAAGCTACTCCAATGGTATATTGTGGTATATATCCAGGAGAAGGAGAAAAGTATGAGAATGTTAGAGATGCTCTTGAAAAGCTTCAAGTAAATGATGCTGCACTTGAATATGAAGCTGAGACTTCAGCAGCACTAGGATTTGGTTTTAGATGTGGTTTCTTAGGTCTTTTACATATGGAGATAATGCAAGAAAGACTTGAGAGAGAATTTAACCTTGATATAATTACTACAGCTCCATCTGTTATATATAGAGTTACAAAAATGGATGGAGAGGTTGTAATGATACAAAATCCTGCAAACTTACCAGAACCATCTGAGATAAAGATGATAGAAGAGCCTATAGTAAAAGGAGATATAATAGTTCCTAAAGACTATGTGGGTGTTGTTATGGAGCTTTGCCAGGAAAGACGTGGAAATATGTTAAATATGGAATATATAGATGAGAGAAGAGTAATGCTTCACTATGACCTTCCTCTCAATGAAGTTGTTTACGATTTCTTTGATGCTTTAAAATCGAGAACTAGAGGTTATGGTTCTCTTGATTATGAGGTTAAAGGTTATGTAGCATCTACACTTGTAAAACTTGATATATTAATCAATAAAGAGCAAGTGGATGCACTTAGTTTTATTGTCCATGAGACACGTGCTTTCCCTAGAGGAAAGGCAATGTGTGAGAAATTAAAAGGAGAAATTCCAAGACATCAGTTTGCTATACCAATACAAGCTGCTGTTGGTAATAAGGTTATTGCAAGAGAAACAATAAGTGCTCTAAGAAAAGATGTTCTTGCTAAATGTTATGGTGGAGATATATCTCGTAAGAAGAAACTTCTTGAAAAACAAAAAGAAGGTAAGAAGCGTATGAGACAAATTGGTTCTGTTGAAGTTCCTCAAAAAGCATTTATGTCTGTGCTTAAATTAGATGAGTAA
- the hemW gene encoding radical SAM family heme chaperone HemW: MLGLYVHIPFCVKKCKYCDFNSYKMDIDSKKRYIEDLKIEMELYSNKLYKDNKYKNKECCSLNKNDKITSIFVGGGTPSILTSDEIREVFISIKEMFDIDENAEITIECNPGTLTLEKLKTMKEIGINRLSIGLQAIQEKHLNFIGRIHTYEEFEKNYKDALSVGFKNINVDLMYSLPNQTLCDWKETLEKVVHLNPTHISAYSLILEEGTELYNMYESNKFELIDENVDIEMYEYTINYLKSKGYNQYEISNYSKEGYNCEHNILYWECEHYIGIGAGASGYINENRYNNVESLEDYHLSLVKREKPIQENEILSEKDMIEEKIFMGLRMNKGIKFEDFKKKFGIDFREKYNKQIEMLLARKLINQSFEGIQLTQKGREISNSVFIEFME; this comes from the coding sequence ATGCTAGGACTTTATGTACATATTCCATTTTGTGTGAAAAAATGTAAGTATTGTGATTTTAATTCTTATAAAATGGACATAGATTCAAAAAAAAGATATATAGAAGACTTAAAAATAGAAATGGAATTATATAGTAATAAATTATATAAAGATAATAAATATAAAAATAAAGAATGCTGTAGTCTAAATAAAAATGACAAAATAACGAGTATATTTGTAGGGGGAGGTACACCTAGTATACTAACCTCTGATGAAATAAGAGAAGTATTTATAAGTATAAAAGAAATGTTTGATATAGATGAGAATGCAGAAATAACTATAGAGTGTAATCCTGGGACATTAACATTAGAAAAATTAAAAACTATGAAAGAGATTGGCATAAATAGACTTAGTATAGGGCTACAAGCTATTCAAGAAAAGCATTTGAACTTTATAGGAAGAATACATACTTATGAAGAATTTGAGAAAAACTATAAAGATGCATTAAGTGTAGGTTTTAAAAATATTAATGTAGATTTAATGTACAGTCTTCCAAATCAAACTCTATGTGATTGGAAGGAAACTCTTGAAAAAGTTGTACACTTAAATCCAACACATATATCAGCTTATTCCCTTATACTAGAAGAAGGAACTGAACTATACAATATGTATGAAAGTAATAAATTTGAACTTATAGATGAAAATGTAGATATAGAAATGTATGAGTATACAATAAACTACTTAAAGTCAAAAGGATATAATCAATATGAAATATCAAACTACTCAAAAGAAGGCTATAATTGTGAGCATAATATTTTATATTGGGAATGTGAACATTATATAGGGATTGGAGCAGGAGCTTCTGGCTATATTAATGAGAACAGATACAATAATGTAGAATCTTTAGAAGACTATCATTTAAGTTTGGTAAAAAGAGAAAAACCAATACAAGAAAATGAAATTCTTTCTGAGAAAGATATGATAGAAGAAAAGATATTTATGGGGCTTAGAATGAATAAAGGCATAAAATTTGAAGATTTTAAAAAAAAATTTGGAATAGATTTTAGAGAGAAGTATAATAAGCAAATAGAAATGCTATTAGCTAGAAAGCTTATAAATCAGAGCTTTGAAGGTATACAATTAACTCAAAAAGGAAGAGAAATATCTAATAGTGTATTTATAGAATTTATGGAATAA
- the gpr gene encoding GPR endopeptidase has product MISVRTDLALEASEMCEKSQEGSSIPGVKIETKELENCIVTKVEVIDRQGAEIMNKDIGKYITLESNLMKFDDDESREEMISYLKEELVDIFGQDKNKKTLVIGLGNRNITSDALGPKSVSKTLVTRHLFKNYNKDYDDDFTEVSALSPGVMGVTGIETSEIVKSLVEKVKPDRVVAIDALASRKMERVNSTIQISTAGISPGGGVGNTRKSLTKETLGVDVIAIGVPTVVDAATLTIDVLDMAIDNLIAQSEETESFYEMLKKLKEEEKYHLIKDSLDPYDKNLIVTPKDIDDTIENLSIIISEGLNRSLHPGRLV; this is encoded by the coding sequence ATGATTAGTGTAAGAACAGATTTAGCTTTAGAAGCTAGTGAAATGTGTGAAAAGTCTCAAGAAGGAAGTAGTATTCCTGGTGTAAAAATAGAAACTAAAGAATTAGAAAATTGCATTGTAACTAAAGTTGAAGTAATAGACAGGCAAGGCGCAGAGATAATGAATAAAGATATAGGAAAGTATATAACTCTGGAAAGTAATCTTATGAAGTTTGATGATGATGAGTCAAGAGAAGAAATGATAAGTTATTTAAAAGAGGAGTTAGTAGATATATTTGGCCAAGACAAAAATAAAAAAACCCTGGTAATTGGTCTTGGAAATAGAAATATTACTTCTGATGCGTTAGGACCAAAGAGTGTATCAAAAACACTTGTAACTAGACATCTTTTTAAAAATTATAATAAAGACTATGATGATGATTTCACTGAGGTATCAGCTTTAAGCCCAGGAGTTATGGGTGTTACTGGAATAGAAACTAGTGAAATAGTAAAATCATTGGTTGAGAAGGTTAAGCCAGATAGAGTAGTAGCAATAGATGCATTGGCTTCAAGAAAAATGGAGAGAGTAAACTCTACTATACAGATATCAACAGCAGGAATATCACCTGGTGGAGGTGTTGGCAATACTAGAAAATCTCTAACTAAAGAAACTTTAGGCGTGGATGTTATTGCAATAGGCGTTCCAACGGTAGTTGATGCAGCAACTCTTACAATAGATGTCTTAGATATGGCAATAGACAATTTAATAGCTCAATCAGAAGAAACAGAAAGTTTTTATGAAATGTTGAAAAAACTTAAAGAAGAAGAAAAATATCATCTAATAAAAGATTCGTTAGACCCATATGACAAGAACTTAATAGTAACACCAAAGGATATAGATGATACAATCGAAAATCTATCTATAATAATAAGTGAAGGCTTAAATAGGTCTTTACATCCAGGTAGATTGGTATAA
- a CDS encoding alpha/beta hydrolase, translated as MKFHEFGNKNRPHIMLIHGGGNAWWNYLRQAEVLSNKYHVILPTLDGHGEEYETTYISTEDTADKLISYIDENCSGHLFALCGVSLGGQIVMELLSRKPNITKKAIIDGSICYPRPLMARFCIAGIRFFGGLLFSEKACRFQIAMMPKLLPENMQYPDEIKAYYMTDMPHVRKETFYNMYRTYMMNYTLKENVKKTTAQVMYWYGEKEMKCVKKSAKLFQSYVPSCEIYEAKSYNHGYLSLYLPNEWLEIAEPFFQKE; from the coding sequence ATGAAATTTCATGAGTTTGGAAATAAAAACAGACCACATATTATGTTGATTCATGGGGGAGGGAATGCATGGTGGAACTATTTGCGACAAGCAGAAGTTTTGTCTAACAAATATCATGTGATACTTCCTACATTGGATGGTCATGGAGAAGAATATGAAACAACATACATTTCTACAGAGGATACAGCAGATAAGTTGATATCATATATAGATGAAAATTGCAGTGGACATCTTTTCGCTTTGTGTGGGGTATCACTTGGTGGTCAAATTGTCATGGAACTTTTATCTCGAAAACCTAATATTACTAAAAAAGCAATTATTGATGGTAGTATTTGCTACCCAAGACCTCTTATGGCAAGGTTTTGTATTGCTGGTATTCGATTTTTTGGAGGACTTTTGTTTAGTGAGAAGGCTTGTCGCTTTCAAATTGCTATGATGCCAAAATTGTTACCTGAAAATATGCAATATCCAGATGAAATAAAAGCATATTATATGACAGATATGCCACATGTAAGAAAAGAAACATTCTATAATATGTATCGTACTTATATGATGAACTATACACTTAAAGAGAATGTTAAAAAAACCACAGCACAAGTAATGTACTGGTATGGAGAAAAAGAAATGAAGTGTGTCAAAAAATCTGCAAAACTGTTTCAGTCTTATGTGCCCTCTTGTGAGATTTATGAAGCTAAGAGCTATAATCATGGGTATTTATCACTTTATCTTCCAAATGAATGGTTGGAAATTGCAGAACCATTTTTCCAAAAGGAATAA
- a CDS encoding helix-turn-helix domain-containing protein encodes MDIAKLILNPARLRILQYIRLHGSVRTSDIVKYLNDIPRATVYHHVKILEENNMIEVIKENRVRGTIEKVYALKEYTTSMEGETFVALSTAFYVGLMQEMNEYFSRKEQDHKKDNVFFSSALLYMSDNEYENLLKSIADLLKPYIEQKPKSNLKLRKLSIISSPPVADNDKTK; translated from the coding sequence ATGGACATAGCAAAACTAATTTTAAATCCTGCAAGGCTTCGTATCTTACAATATATTCGACTTCATGGCAGTGTTCGTACATCTGATATTGTAAAGTATTTAAATGATATTCCTCGTGCAACAGTTTATCACCATGTAAAAATTTTAGAAGAGAACAATATGATTGAAGTAATTAAAGAAAATCGTGTGCGTGGTACTATTGAAAAGGTTTATGCACTAAAGGAATATACAACATCTATGGAAGGAGAGACCTTCGTTGCACTTTCTACAGCATTTTATGTAGGTCTGATGCAGGAAATGAATGAATACTTTAGCAGAAAAGAGCAAGACCATAAAAAGGATAATGTATTTTTCTCTTCAGCATTACTATATATGAGTGATAATGAATATGAAAATCTTCTTAAAAGTATAGCTGATTTATTGAAACCATATATAGAACAAAAGCCTAAATCAAATCTAAAACTTAGAAAACTTTCAATTATATCTTCTCCACCTGTAGCTGATAATGATAAAACAAAATAA
- the holA gene encoding DNA polymerase III subunit delta — protein MNYKDIIRNVKEKNFEKMYLFYGREYYLIENAIKAFKDSLNEGMLDFNLDIIDGKEIVLNQLISSIETLPFMDDRKIVIIKDFELLKGKKKNFTDSDEKYLIEHLDNIPDTTTIVFVVYGDVDKRKSLVKKIGNNGIVFDCDKLSDMDLFKWIKKSFALNDVIIDNSQIMYFIEQEGYRDKSSEKTLSDLENEINKISSFVGKGNNVTNDVIDKLSQKKVENDIFKLIDYIGEQNASNAMKILNDMIQEGESVLGIFSMIARQFKIIMQVRQLQLDGYSTKLIADKLKMHQFVVGKALKQTKNFSDDIIVEILNYILESDYKIKTGLIRDTLAVEMLVSRYCKREAI, from the coding sequence ATGAATTACAAGGATATTATAAGGAATGTAAAAGAGAAAAACTTTGAAAAAATGTATCTTTTTTATGGAAGAGAGTATTATTTAATTGAGAATGCAATAAAAGCATTTAAAGATAGTCTAAACGAGGGAATGCTTGATTTTAATTTAGATATAATAGATGGGAAGGAAATAGTCTTAAATCAGCTTATAAGCTCTATAGAAACACTTCCATTTATGGATGATAGGAAGATAGTAATAATAAAAGACTTTGAACTATTAAAAGGAAAGAAAAAGAATTTTACAGATAGTGATGAGAAATACTTAATAGAGCATTTAGACAATATTCCAGACACCACAACTATAGTTTTTGTTGTATATGGAGATGTAGACAAAAGAAAATCATTAGTTAAGAAAATAGGAAACAATGGAATTGTTTTTGATTGTGATAAGCTTTCTGATATGGATTTGTTTAAATGGATAAAAAAATCTTTTGCTTTAAATGATGTTATAATAGATAATTCTCAAATCATGTATTTTATTGAACAAGAAGGATACAGAGATAAGAGTAGTGAAAAAACATTATCTGATTTAGAAAATGAAATAAATAAAATAAGTTCATTTGTTGGTAAAGGGAATAATGTAACCAATGATGTAATTGATAAATTATCTCAAAAAAAAGTTGAGAATGATATATTCAAATTAATCGATTATATTGGAGAACAAAATGCTTCTAATGCAATGAAAATATTAAATGATATGATACAAGAAGGCGAATCTGTATTAGGTATATTTTCTATGATAGCAAGACAATTTAAAATAATTATGCAAGTAAGACAGTTACAACTTGATGGATATTCAACAAAACTTATAGCTGATAAATTAAAAATGCATCAATTTGTTGTAGGAAAAGCATTAAAGCAAACTAAAAATTTTTCTGATGATATAATTGTGGAAATATTAAACTATATATTAGAAAGTGATTACAAAATAAAGACAGGTCTTATAAGAGATACTTTAGCAGTTGAAATGTTGGTTAGTAGATACTGTAAAAGAGAAGCAATTTAA